In one Acipenser ruthenus chromosome 10, fAciRut3.2 maternal haplotype, whole genome shotgun sequence genomic region, the following are encoded:
- the mstnb gene encoding growth/differentiation factor 8, producing the protein MQKSRILIYLCLLVAYGPVGLGDIPQQPSEKSDDSEPCATCDTRQHSKLLRLQSIKSQILSKLRLNQAPNISRDVVKQLLPKAPPMQQLLDQYDVLGDDNNDGALEDDDYHATTETIITIATKPDSIVQIDGKPKCCFFTFSPKIQTNRIDKAQLWIHLRPVPESTTVYLQILRLKPVTDGTRHTRIRSLKLDVNSGTSMWQSIDFKQVLQSWFRQPDINWGIEINAFDSNGNDLAVTSPEPGEEGLQPFLEVKITDVPKRSRRDLGLDCDEHSPESRCCRYPLTVDFEDFGWDWIIAPKRYKANYCSGECEFMYLQKYPHTHLVHKANPRGSAGPCCTPTKMSPINMLYFNEKEQIIYGTIPAMVVDRCGCS; encoded by the exons ATGCAGAAATCACGGATTCTTATTTACTTGTGTCTCCTGGTTGCGTATGGTCCAGTGGGTCTTGGTGATATTCCTCAACAGCCTTCAGAGAAATCGGACGACAGTGAACCGTGTGCTACTTGTGACACaaggcagcacagcaaactcttAAGACTGCAATCTATCAAGTCCCAAATCCTCAGCAAGCTTCGCCTCAACCAGGCTCCAAACATCAGCCGTGATGTTGTCAAGCAGCTTTTACCCAAAGCTCCTCCAATGCAGCAACTGCTTGACCAATATGATGTCCTGGGGGATGATAATAACGACGGCGCCTTGGAAGATGATGATTACCATGCCACCACCGAAACCATCATCACCATAGCTACAAAGC CTGACTCCATTGTACAGATTGATGGAAAGCCCAAGTGCTGCTTCTTCACATTCAGCCCGAAAATTCAAACCAACCGTATAGACAAAGCGCAACTGTGGATACACCTGCGACCAGTCCCGGAATCCACGACTGTCTATCTGCAGATCCTCCGACTCAAGCCAGTGACCGACGGGACCAGGCACACAAGAATCCGGTCTTTGAAGCTCGACGTAAACTCTGGGACCAGCATGTGGCAAAGCATAGATTTTAAACAAGTATTACAATCCTGGTTTCGGCAGCCTGATATAAACTGGGGGATCGAGATCAACGCATTCGATTCCAATGGAAATGACCTTGCTGTTACTTCCCCAGAACCGGGGGAGGAGGGGTTG CAGCCTTTCTTGGAAGTGAAGATCACAGATGTGCCCAAGCGATCAAGGCGAGACTTGGGCTTGGACTGTGACGAGCATTCTCCTGAATCCCGATGCTGTCGTTACCCCCTCACTGTGGACTTCGAGGACTTTGGGTGGGACTGGATTATCGCACCTAAACGATACAAGGCCAATTACTGCTCAGGAGAATGCGAGTTCATGTATCTGCAGAAGTACCCTCACACTCACCTGGTCCACAAAGCGAACCCGAGGGGTTCGGCAGGGCCCTGTTGTACCCCTACCAAGATGTCTCCCATCAATATGCTCTATTTCAATGAGAAAGAACAGATAATATATGGCACAATCCCGGCCATGGTGGTAGATCGCTGTGGGTGCTCATGA